TACCATCTGTAAGTGCACAGGAAGAATTAAAAGTAAGTGATAAGCCTTCAGAATTGGAACAAGGTCTAATAGATGCACTAAATTCTAATACAAACAAATTATCCACAGACGATGTGATTGCAAATTATGTTAAAGTAAACAAAGATAAAATTTCAATAAATGATCTTAAAGAGAAAGATACTGTTTCAGGTCAAATTAATTTAAGGACGTATCAACTAAAAGACGGATTGTATATAACTTTCACAGATGGAAGTTATTTTTTCATTACTGGCGTGGAGGAAGAAACAAATAATAAAGTAGCAACTCAAACAGTTAGTATAGCAAGTGTTTCGACTACTCCCATTATTACAGGATACAAGGAACTATATTCTTGGACTGGTATTAAAGTCTACACAATTACACAAAAGGGTATTTTACTTATAATGGTCAGACTGTAGATGCTCATTATCTAGATTCATTGTACGTAAGAAATTACGCAATATATTGGTCAGTTAGTAACTGGGAAGAAGGAAGTATTGAGTATAGTTCGGGTACTCGTTCGGATATCTACGGCAGAGGAACTTTCCAGTGGGGAATATTTATTGAAGGTACTGGCGTAGTTCTACGTGAGTTTTATGACAATCTTTACATAAAATGTGATCAAAACGGTAACTATAGGGTTATTTTCGAAGAAACTGCTCCTTAACTAAAGTGATTGTGAAAAAAATAATTTATTTAAGGTAGAAATTTGGTTGTCTAATGTATTAATCGAAAGGAAAAGATTAACTTTACAATTCTTTCATAATATAAATGTATATTATGCTTTCAAAAGCAACGTACTGAAAATTCTGTAAAATCATTAATACAAAAAATGATTGTATGGAAACTTTGACTTTTGCAAATTTTCAGGCTAACAAACAACATCTCAGCCAAAAATAGCTACCTTTTGAAATTTTTTATTTTCCGTCATTTTTATGGAAGAGGGATTAATCCTTACAGCTGGAATTAAGGTTCTAACTGTAGGAGAATACAATAAGTAGTAAAAGGATTGGTTGATTATGGAAAAATTAGCTAAAGCCATTATAGGCTTCATAGTATTGTGCGTTGTGATTTTTGTTCTTTTTATGATATTCACTTATAGGTAGTGTTTTGGGACTATTCTGTATCTAGATTACAATCTTTCTAATTTGTAGCGATATCGACAGCATGGGAGCATCTATAATAAATATTCAAATGTTGGTAATTTACTTAAATAAACGGATTTTCGGCATCTGTGGCCATACTTTTAAAACGTGAATAGTTACAATTACACAAATTAAAAAGTCAAAAAAGCACAAAAAAGAATGAAATAAAGATGAAGCCCAAAGCTTCACCTTTCAAGTTTTCTGTTATTTTACCGATTTTTATTCCTGTTTTCTTGCCATCTTCTTCGTGGCAAGTTTCTCGATAATGCCGAGGTTAACCTCACCGTCACCTACGCTCAGCTTCCCGTTAGCAACTGCGCTTTCCAGGAGGTGCTGCCCGACAAGGGTGCGGACGATAAGGGTTGTGTAGCCGTCAGGACTTCCGACCGAACCTGCTGAGATGTCAGCTTTGAGGGCGGTAAAGTCCGTACAGACCCCACAGCCTGGGCGGATAGTATCCTCAAGTTCGGCAAGGGGGATCACGTACTGGGTCCCGTCGTTGAGGGTGATTTCGAGCTTACCCTTAACATCAATGCGGCAGACCTTCATGGGTTCGAGGGCATACTCGCTTTTCAGCTTGCCTGCAATCAGTTTTTCGTAGTCGAAGCTTTCAGTACAGAAGAGCCCGAACACGAAGCGGATGGATTTCTTGTAGGGGCTGACCAGCTGGTGGTCGGATTCAAGTATCTTGCGGATTGCCTGGACCACACAGGGGACTCCCACAACTGCGATGTTCCTATGCTTCTGGGTAACAACGGCTTCCTTAAGTGCCGAGACCAGGGGAACCCACCAGTTGTAGCGGCTTCCTGCCTGGGCGATAAGGGCTTTACTTCTGGTGATTACCATGGAGTGCGGCTTGAGAGTCCAGGGGTCTTCAGTAACCGTAACCACAGCATCCACAAGGCCTGTTTCCAGGGCGTTTGCAAGGATTGCGGTAACGGCTCCTCCGCTTTGTTTTCTCGGAATGTCGAATTCTGCCTTTCCTGTAGTGATTTCCAGGTAGTCCCCGAGCAGGCTTGAAGGTTGTTCATCGAGCCTCGGGCAGACCTCATAGCAGGCCCCGCAGGGCACGTCATCAACAGCGGCTTTACAGTAGCCGTTGCTTTTCGGAGTTGTGGAATTACCGCCGGTTTCGAAATACAGGGCGTCAGCAGGGCAAACTGCAATGCAGGCCCCGCAGCCTGAGCAGAGGCCGGTGTCCCAGACTTTTGATTTCAGGTCAAGGTAAGTCTTACTGATTTGTTTCTTTTCTGCCATCTCTGATCACTCCCAGACGTATTTGCTTGCAAAAGGTCGGCTGCTTGCAGGTCCGATCTTTGTGTAATTGGTGTCCAGGAACTCTGCGGGGTCATATCCGAACTGCTCGCAGAAGCTCTTTATAATTGGGGCTATGCGTTCCAGGTCAGCTTCCGTAAACTCGAATTTCTTGGCTCCGACTCCGAGCAGGTAGTCATCCACTTCCCCGCGGATGATGATTTCTCCGCCGTGGATCCCGCTTCCGATGCCCCTGTCTGTCATGGCTTTTTCCTTGCCGATTCCGAGCACAAGCACAAGACCTCCTGCCATATATTCTCCCAGGAAGGAGTGGGCTGTGCCGCCTATGACAAGTATGGGTCTGGCTTCCACTTCATATTGCTTCATGTGGATGCCGCCGCGATAGCCTATGTTGTTCCTTATAAAGACCTTGCCTCCCCTCATGCTATGGGCGACGGCATCTCCTGCGCTTCCGTGGATAACGAGCATGCCGCTGTCCATTGTGTTTCCGGGGGCGTGTTCGGCGTTCCCGTGGATTATGCAGGTTGGGCCACTCATGAACATCCCCAGGTCTCCTCCGGGAACCCCATTGATTATGATGCGGACATTGCCTCTAACTCCATCTCCTATAAAGCGCTGTCCGAGCACGTTGTCGAGGATTATCTCCTCTGCCCCGTCCGCAACTGCGGCCCTGATTTTCTGGTTTAAGGGGGTGTAATGCATGCCTTTAGCATCAATTTTTACTGTCTTCATATTCAGGCCCCCGCTGGCTGGACGTCCAGAATTTTAAGCATTCCTTCATCCAGCATATATCCACGCAGGCGATCTCTGTTTCCACGCAGGCTTTCGATACTGTTGATGCCTGCTGCACCCATCAGTTCGCTGAGTTCCAGGGTCCAGCCGTGGATCAGGTTTGAAACCTGTGCTGCTCCTGCTTCGGGGTCAAGCCTGCTCACAAGGTCCGGGCGCTGGGTAGCAATGCCCCAGGGACAGAGGTTTCTGTAACAGTTTCCACAAACTCTGCAACCCAGAGCGACAAGAGCTGCAGTCCCAATGTAGACGGCGTCTGCTCCGAGAGCAATGGACTTGGCAAGATCGGCACTGTTCCTGATCCCACCGCTTGCAATGATGGAGATTTCATTCCTAACTCCCTGTTCCCTGAGTTTCTGGTCAACGCTGGCGATTGCAACTTCGATTGGGATTCCCACGTGGTCTCTGAAGACCTTCGGGGCTGCCCCGGTCCCTCCGCGGAACCCATCAATAACCACTGCATCTGCAGAGGACCTTGCAATACCTGCAGCAATGGGAGCTACGTTATGCACGGCTGCGATCTTTACAAAGACCGGCTTCTTCCATTCGGTCGCTTCTTTCAGGCTCCTGATAAGCTGGACAAGGTCTTCAATGCTGTAAATGTCATGGTGAGGAGCAGGGCTGATTGCGTCACTGCCCAGGGGGATCATACGGGTTTTGGAGACTTCTTCGTTTACTTTTTCTCCGGGGAGGTGTCCTCCTATACCTGGCTTTGCTCCCTGTCCTATCTTGATCTCAATTGCTGCACCCCTTTCGAGGTAGTCAATGTTAACCCCAAAACGGCCTGAAGCAACCTGAACAATCATATGGTCCTGGTAGGGGTAGAGGTCTTTATGCAGCCCTCCTTCTCCTGTTCCCATGTAAGTCCCGGTTTTTGCTACAGCTTTTGCCATGCTGAGCTGGGAGTTAAGGCTGATGGCTCCGAAACTCATGTGCCCGATCATGATGGGGGTGTCGAGTTTCAGGTTGGGAGCCAGCTTTGTTTCAAGCTCCACATCTCCACTTTCGGTTTTTTTGAACTCGAGTTTTTTTGGCTTTTTCCCTATATAGGTTCTGAGTTCCATTGGTTCTCTCAGAGGGTCTATGCTTGGGTTTGTGACCTGGCAGGCATCAAGTAGAAGGCGGTCATAGATTATTGGAAGGTCCCTGACGTTTCCCATCCCTGAAAGGATGATCTTACCGCTGCGGGCCTGGTTGATTATATCTTCCCTGGCTTCCCGGGTCCAGACGGGGTGGGAACGGTAGTCTACGGGCTTTTCCGTAAGGGTGATTGCGTCCCTTGGGCACATTGCAACACAGCGGAGACAGGCTGTACATTTCCTGGACTCGATCAGGATCTTGTCGCCTTCTCTTCTGTATACTCCATAGGAACAGTTTTCAATGCAGCGTCCGCAGTCCATGCACTGGTCGCGGTCAATGCTTACTTTATATTTTGGGGGTACACTTCCGAGCGTCATTCGATAAACCTCCCTATGATGGGTTCTCCTGCC
The Methanosarcina sp. WWM596 DNA segment above includes these coding regions:
- a CDS encoding Coenzyme F420 hydrogenase/dehydrogenase, beta subunit C-terminal domain produces the protein MAEKKQISKTYLDLKSKVWDTGLCSGCGACIAVCPADALYFETGGNSTTPKSNGYCKAAVDDVPCGACYEVCPRLDEQPSSLLGDYLEITTGKAEFDIPRKQSGGAVTAILANALETGLVDAVVTVTEDPWTLKPHSMVITRSKALIAQAGSRYNWWVPLVSALKEAVVTQKHRNIAVVGVPCVVQAIRKILESDHQLVSPYKKSIRFVFGLFCTESFDYEKLIAGKLKSEYALEPMKVCRIDVKGKLEITLNDGTQYVIPLAELEDTIRPGCGVCTDFTALKADISAGSVGSPDGYTTLIVRTLVGQHLLESAVANGKLSVGDGEVNLGIIEKLATKKMARKQE
- a CDS encoding glutamate synthase-related protein is translated as MTLGSVPPKYKVSIDRDQCMDCGRCIENCSYGVYRREGDKILIESRKCTACLRCVAMCPRDAITLTEKPVDYRSHPVWTREAREDIINQARSGKIILSGMGNVRDLPIIYDRLLLDACQVTNPSIDPLREPMELRTYIGKKPKKLEFKKTESGDVELETKLAPNLKLDTPIMIGHMSFGAISLNSQLSMAKAVAKTGTYMGTGEGGLHKDLYPYQDHMIVQVASGRFGVNIDYLERGAAIEIKIGQGAKPGIGGHLPGEKVNEEVSKTRMIPLGSDAISPAPHHDIYSIEDLVQLIRSLKEATEWKKPVFVKIAAVHNVAPIAAGIARSSADAVVIDGFRGGTGAAPKVFRDHVGIPIEVAIASVDQKLREQGVRNEISIIASGGIRNSADLAKSIALGADAVYIGTAALVALGCRVCGNCYRNLCPWGIATQRPDLVSRLDPEAGAAQVSNLIHGWTLELSELMGAAGINSIESLRGNRDRLRGYMLDEGMLKILDVQPAGA